DNA from Bos indicus isolate NIAB-ARS_2022 breed Sahiwal x Tharparkar chromosome 15, NIAB-ARS_B.indTharparkar_mat_pri_1.0, whole genome shotgun sequence:
AAGATGATTCAATTCCTTGAATATTCATGGCCTAAGTTTTGCTTGGGTTCCAAGCTCACTCTACAACTTCCTTCCTATTTGACCTTAGGAAAGTTTCTCAACTTTCttgcctcatctgcaaaatgtgtAAATAACAATGAGTCTTGCTTCACAGGGTTGTTctggggattaaatgagttaatattcgTGAACTGTCTAGAGCAGTACCTTGCTCTAGTATAGTACTATGCTCTTGCATAGTATGTACTATGCAAAATAGGTGAATTAATTTGAATTGATGATCCtactggaagtgaaagtgaaagtgaagtagctcagtcgtgttggactcttttcgaccccagctcctccgtctgtgggattctccaggcaagagtactggggtgggttgccatttccttctccaggagatcttcctgacccagggattgaacccaggtatcccgcattccaggcatacgctttaacctctgagccaccagggaagcctaatccTACTAATTGCGATATTGAAATTTTGTCCCAGAACGACTGGGCTCCAAAGCCTGTGTGCTTTCAATACCGTTGATAACTTTCTGCTATTTAAAGCTGGCTCACTTCCTAGACATATGCTCACCCAGACCAAAGAACCTTTGGAAGCCCACCCTCAGCTCCTGGGTCCTAAGGGCATACACCATAGGGTTAAGGGCTGGGGGGATGACACTATGCAGCACATTGAGAAGAACAGGGATGATGGGAAACTGTCTTCCTGCCAGGTGGGTGACAGACACTACAATAACAGCGGTGtagaaaaagagaatgagggtGAGATGAGAGCTGCAGGTACTCAGGGCCTTAGATGTTGCTTCAGCAGAGTTCAACCTCAGCACTGAGCGAATAATCAACATGTAGGAAGCAAAGACCAGACCCATGTCACTCCCAACCACAAACCAAGCCAAGGCCAAATGGTAAAATCTATTAATAGTGATGTCATCACAGGCCAGACTGGTGACCCCCAAGTTAGAGCATAGGCAGTGGTCAATCTCATTCCTGGAGCAGTAGTGTCTCTGGGCAGCAAGTACAGGCACTGGGATGGTCAGCAGGCCATTCCTGAGCATCATAGACAGTGTGACTTTGATCACAAAAGTCTCAGTGACTATGGAAGAGTACTGAAGGGGATAGCAAATGGCTACATACCTATCTACAGCCATGCAGAGGAAGATGCCTGACTCCATGCTCATGAAACAGTTGATGGCATACAACTGAGCAAAGCACTCAGTGAGACTTATGGTCTTGGCATTAAACCAGAAAATGGCCAGGATTTTGGGCATGATGGTAGTAGCCAGTCCAATGTCCACCACAGCCAAGATACCAAGGAGGTAATACATGGGCTGGTGTAAGGTAGACTCATGATGGATGGTGATCAAGATGAGGAGATTGGCACCAAGAGCTAAGAGGTAGAGTAGAGCCAGGGGCAGGGAGAGCCAGTGTTGCCAGCTGTGAATGCCTGGAAACCCCATTAGAACAAATTCAGACACTTGAAACCTTGAGCCATTGGTTATACTTAGGGTAGTATCCATGTCATGGG
Protein-coding regions in this window:
- the LOC109569426 gene encoding olfactory receptor 56B34; translation: MDTTLSITNGSRFQVSEFVLMGFPGIHSWQHWLSLPLALLYLLALGANLLILITIHHESTLHQPMYYLLGILAVVDIGLATTIMPKILAIFWFNAKTISLTECFAQLYAINCFMSMESGIFLCMAVDRYVAICYPLQYSSIVTETFVIKVTLSMMLRNGLLTIPVPVLAAQRHYCSRNEIDHCLCSNLGVTSLACDDITINRFYHLALAWFVVGSDMGLVFASYMLIIRSVLRLNSAEATSKALSTCSSHLTLILFFYTAVIVVSVTHLAGRQFPIIPVLLNVLHSVIPPALNPMVYALRTQELRVGFQRFFGLGEHMSRK